In Torulaspora delbrueckii CBS 1146 chromosome 1, complete genome, one genomic interval encodes:
- the NCW1 gene encoding Ncw1p (similar to Saccharomyces cerevisiae YMR122W-A; ancestral locus Anc_2.416): MSSSSVATLSNLVSATNVAGSSVSADSSSASSVSSQMSSVSSKVSSISSSVSSEASVNSSSSSSKNSAANMIAHPISWKLGAALGALMAGSFVLGAGL; the protein is encoded by the coding sequence atgagttcttcttccGTTGCTACCCTATCTAACTTGGTCTCTGCTACCAACGTTGCTGGTTCCTCCGTTTCTgctgattcttcttctgcttcttcgGTTTCCTCTCAAATgtcttctgtttcttccaaagtctcttcGATCAGCTCTTCGGTTTCCTCCGAGGCTTCTGTGAAcagctcttcttctagcTCCAAGAACAGTGCAGCAAACATGATTGCTCACCCAATCTCCTGGAAACTAGGTGCTGCATTGGGTGCTCTAATGGCTGGCTCTTTCGTTCTAGGTGCTGGTCTCTAG
- the RPL15B gene encoding 60S ribosomal protein eL15 (similar to Saccharomyces cerevisiae RPL15A (YLR029C) and RPL15B (YMR121C); ancestral locus Anc_2.417) encodes MGAYKYLEELQRKKQSDVLRFLQRVRVWEYRQKNVIHRATRPSRPDKARRMGYKAKQGFVIYRVRVRRGNRKRPVPKGATYGKPTNQGVNELKYQRALRATAEERVGRRASNLRVLNSYWVNQDSTYKYFEVILVDPSHKAIRRDARYNWICNPVHKHREARGLTATGKKSRGINKGHRFNNTKAGRRKTWKKNNTLSLWRYRK; translated from the coding sequence ATGGGTGCTtacaaatatttggaagagttgcaaagaaagaagcaatCTGATGTTCTAAGATTCTTGCAAAGAGTTAGAGTCTGGGAATACAGACAAAAGAACGTCATCCACAGGGCTACCAGACCTTCTAGACCAGACAAGGCTAGAAGAATGGGTTACAAGGCCAAGCAAGGTTTCGTCATCTACCGTGTCAGAGTTAGACGTGGTAACAGAAAGAGACCTGTGCCAAAGGGTGCTACTTACGGTAAGCCAACCAACCAAGGTGTCAATGAGTTGAAATACCAAAGAGCCTTGAGAGCTACTGCTGAGGAAAGAGTCGGACGTCGTGCTTCTAACTTGAGAGTCTTGAACTCTTACTGGGTTAACCAAGATTCTACCTACAAGTACTTCGAAGTTATCCTTGTTGATCCATCTCACAAGGCTATCAGAAGAGATGCTCGTTACAACTGGATCTGTAACCCTGTTCACAAGCACCGTGAAGCTAGAGGTTTGACTGCCACTGGTAAGAAATCCAGAGGTATCAACAAGGGCCACAGATTCAACAACACCAAGGCTGGTAGAAGAAAgacttggaagaagaacaacacTTTGTCTCTATGGAGATACAGAAAATAA
- the ADE17 gene encoding bifunctional phosphoribosylaminoimidazolecarboxamide formyltransferase/IMP cyclohydrolase ADE17 (similar to Saccharomyces cerevisiae ADE16 (YLR028C) and ADE17 (YMR120C); ancestral locus Anc_2.418), whose amino-acid sequence MTDFKKTAILSVYDKTGLLDLAKGLSEKNVRILASGGTARMVREAGFPVDDVSSITHAPEMLGGRVKTLHPAVHGGILARNLESDEEDLKKQGIDKVDYVVCNLYPFKETVAKVGVTVAEAVEEIDIGGVTLLRAAAKNHARVTILSDPNDYSTFLSELTADGEVSQELRNNLALKAFEHTADYDAAISDFFRKQYSEGKAQLPLRYGANPHQKPAQAFVTQQNELPFKVLSGSPGYINLLDALNSWPLVKELSASLNLPAAASFKHVSPAGAAVGVPLTDVEKQVYFVSDIENLSPLAAAYARARGADRMSSFGDWIALSNIVDIPTAKIISREVSDGIIAPGFEPEALEILKKKKGGKYCVLQIDPNYIPESMETRQVYGVSLQQKRNDAIINQSSFREIVSENKSLTEQAVVDLTVATIALKYTQSNSVCYAKSGMVIGLGAGQQSRIHCTRLAGDKADNWWFRQHPRVLGIKWAKGVKRPEKSNAIDLLVTGQIPTEEPEKSEYESKFEEIPAPFTEQERKEWSSKLTNVSLSSDAFFPFPDNVYRAVRSGVKYIAAPSGSVMDKAVFGAADSFDLVYVENPIRLFHH is encoded by the coding sequence ATGActgatttcaagaagacGGCTATCTTGTCTGTTTACGATAAGACCGGTCTATTGGACCTGGCAAAAGGTTTATCCGAGAAGAATGTTCGTATTCTAGCATCTGGTGGTACCGCACGTATGGTTCGTGAAGCTGGTTTCCCAGTCGATGATGTTTCTTCTATTACACATGCTCCTGAAATGTTGGGTGGTAGAGTTAAGACTTTACACCCAGCTGTTCACGGTGGTATTTTGGCAAGAAACCTGGAAagcgatgaagaagatttgaagaaacaagGCATTGACAAAGTTGATTATGTTGTTTGTAACTTGTACCCTTTCAAGGAGACTGTTGCCAAAGTTGGTGTTACTGTTGCTGAAGCTGTCGAGGAAATTGACATCGGCGGTGTTACTCTATTGAGAGCTGCTGCAAAGAACCACGCAAGAGTTACTATCTTGTCTGATCCAAACGATTACTCTACTTTCTTGTCTGAATTGACCGCAGACGGCGAAGTTTCCCAGGAattgagaaacaacttggctttgaaagcttttGAACACACAGCTGATTATGATGCTGCTAtttctgatttcttcagaaagCAGTACTCTGAAGGTAAGGCTCAATTGCCATTGCGTTATGGTGCTAACCCACATCAAAAACCAGCTCAGGCTTTTGTCACTCAACAAAATGAACTACCTTTCAAGGTGCTTTCCGGTTCCCCAGGTTACATCAACTTGTTGGATGCTTTGAACTCCTGGCCATTGGTTAAGGAACTATCTGCTTCCTTGAACTTGCCTGCagctgcttctttcaaacaCGTTTCACCAGCTGGTGCAGCTGTTGGTGTCCCATTGACTGATGTCGAAAAGCAAGTTTACTTTGTCTCTGATATTGAAAACTTGTCTCCATTGGCGGCTGCTTATGCTAGAGCTCGTGGTGCTGATAGAATGTCTTCTTTCGGTGACTGGATCGCTTTGTCTAACATTGTTGATATTCCAACCGCTAAGATTATCTCCAGAGAAGTCTCCGATGGTATCATCGCTCCAGGTTTTGAACCAGAAGCTTTggaaatcttgaagaagaagaagggtgGTAAGTACTGTGTCTTGCAAATTGATCCAAACTACATCCCAGAGTCTATGGAAACCAGACAAGTTTACGGTGTTAGCTTACAACAAAAGAGAAACGATGCTATCATCAACCAGTCTTCTTTCCGCGAAATCGTCTCTGAGAACAAGAGCTTGACTGAGCAAGCCGTTGTCGACCTAACTGTCGCTACTATTGCTCTGAAATACACTCAATCAAACTCCGTTTGTTACGCAAAGAGTGGTATGGTCATTGGTCTAGGTGCTGGCCAACAATCCAGAATCCACTGTACAAGATTGGCCGGTGATAAGGCTGACAACTGGTGGTTTAGACAACACCCTAGAGTTCTAGGTATCAAATGGGCCAAGGGTGTCAAGAGACCAGAAAAATCTAACGCCATCGATTTGTTGGTCACTGGTCAAATACCAACCGAGGAACCAGAAAAGAGCGAATACGAGTCTaagtttgaagagattcCAGCTCCATTCACCGAACAGGAGAGAAAGGAGTGGTCCTCGAAGTTGACTAATGTCTCCTTGTCATCTGACGCTTTCTTTCCATTCCCAGACAACGTTTACAGAGCCGTCAGATCCGGTGTCAAGTATATCGCTGCTCCATCTGGTTCCGTCATGGATAAAGCTGTCTTTGGTGCCGCTGATTCATTCGACTTGGTCTACGTCGAAAACCCAATTCGTCTATTCCATCACTGA
- the ASI1 gene encoding putative ubiquitin-protein ligase ASI1 (similar to Saccharomyces cerevisiae ASI1 (YMR119W) and ASI3 (YNL008C); ancestral locus Anc_2.419), with the protein MNSTVNQGSLPAVFSYLNQSAYSLVPDGSVFSPVINYPYRIALSVINATKLQYEQALASEELIPSLQSLLDTIGYFFSSYAVASFVTAVILDRFVIMASLRSNTTRVSLPIWSRFVLHLSAIIPLLYNVLQTLSQVKLISVFPIMNFPLYLARTFTIFAWSHCVETLVTTTTNSKPLEESDYTIFELSVQFYYLSQRSYYVTMAPEYLSDCLMALLGRVWIHIVEMLNIRKYRLAGSTLLNFFNIAFLIYQMKTYGFESIPVSTRYRHFPKIFSIFLIVVSVMSYALACLVRKNPFGSQQSDTKDLQFYSFMHNWWNHLNCTGEEEFSHVVNKLALLLCNGKESQNKGIHREFSPLNHPASLHHSYMLSGYLNKVHTIPEDINSEGSVTEKPGQRLGTPALISKFKITWSLLVAGFTFFVKRKWQIKGPKDQESQASRKARKARDFNRFVTEKNYAKFLTKAETDNKDDREPSLLPEEDYSADYQPELDEIESDSDITSRDDKEEVEDELLGITAPNDMNWFMSMWPILKLHVLKDSRLTRSQYATSNAQEILADVIVQRTASGTATDHILEDSDEDETRSNCVVCKINPRNVVLWPCTCFALCEDCRVSLGLRGFNSCVCCRTETHGYSRLNNV; encoded by the coding sequence ATGAACAGTACTGTGAATCAGGGCTCTCTTCCGGCGGTCTTTTCATATTTAAATCAATCTGCCTATTCCTTAGTCCCAGATGGTTCAGTATTCAGTCCAGTGATTAATTACCCCTATAGAATTGCATTATCTGTAATAAATGCTACAAAACTTCAATACGAACAGGCACTTGCTtctgaagaattgattCCTAGTTTGCAATCTCTGCTAGATACTATCGGTTACTTTTTTAGCAGTTATGCAGTGGCTAGTTTTGTGACAGCTGTGATTTTAGATAGGTTTGTCATTATGGCTTCCTTAAGGTCGAATACCACAAGGGTTTCCCTACCGATTTGGTCAAGGTTTGTTTTACACCTTTCAGCTATAATCCCCCTACTGTACaatgttcttcaaaccCTGAGCCAAGTCAAACTGATAAGTGTGTTCCCTATAATGAACTTCCCTCTATATTTGGCACGGACCTTCACGATATTTGCATGGTCGCACTGTGTAGAGACACTGGTTACTACCACAACAAATTCAAAGCCCTTGGAAGAATCTGATTATACAATCTTTGAACTATCTGTTCAGTTTTACTATCTATCTCAGAGGAGTTACTACGTGACAATGGCACCCGAGTACTTATCAGATTGCCTAATGGCATTACTGGGCAGAGTCTGGATTCACATTGTCGAGATGCTCAACATAAGAAAGTATAGATTGGCTGGTAGTACTCTGCTGAACTTTTTTAATATTGCATTCCTGATTTACCAAATGAAAACGTATGGGTTTGAGAGTATACCTGTCTCAACGAGATACAGACATTTCccaaagatcttttcgaTATTTCTGATAGTGGTTTCGGTAATGAGCTACGCCTTGGCCTGCCTTGTTAGGAAAAATCCATTTGGATCACAACAGTCTGACACTAAGGATTTACAATTTTACTCTTTCATGCACAATTGGTGGAACCATTTGAATTGTACCGGTGAGGAAGAATTTTCCCATGTCGTGAATAAGTTGGCATTGTTGCTGTGCAACGGCAAAGAATCGCAAAATAAGGGCATCCATAGAGAGTTCTCCCCCTTAAATCATCCGGCAAGTCTTCACCACTCATACATGTTAAGTGGGTATCTGAATAAAGTCCACACGATACCAGAGGACATAAACAGCGAGGGTTCAGTTACTGAGAAACCAGGTCAAAGACTTGGCACACCTGCCCTAATCTCCAAGTTCAAGATAACGTGGAGCCTTTTAGTTGCTGGTTTTAccttctttgtaaagcGCAAATGGCAAATCAAAGGTCCAAAGGATCAAGAATCACAAGCTTCTCGCAAGGCCAGGAAAGCCAGAGATTTTAATAGGTTTGTCACAGAAAAGAATTACGCCAAATTTCTCACAAAAGCAGAAACCGACAATAAGGACGATAGAGAACCATCTTTACTCCCAGAGGAGGATTACTCTGCTGACTACCAACCAGAGttggatgaaattgaaagcGACAGCGATATTACGAGCCGCGACGACAAGGAGGAAGTAGAGGACGAACTATTGGGTATAACAGCGCCTAATGACATGAACTGGTTCATGTCGATGTGGCCAATACTGAAACTGCACGTTCTGAAGGACAGCAGGCTGACCAGGTCTCAATACGCAACGTCGAACGCACAAGAAATACTAGCAGATGTCATAGTACAAAGAACGGCTAGTGGGACAGCTACAGATCACATACTCGAGGACAGCGACGAAGACGAGACCCGTTCTAATTGTGTGGTTTGCAAGATAAACCCTAGAAACGTCGTTCTATGGCCATGTACCTGTTTCGCTCTATGCGAGGATTGTAGAGTCTCACTTGGTCTCCGTGGATTCAATTCTTGCGTCTGTTGCAGAACCGAGACCCACGGATACAGCAGGCTTAACAACGTTTAA
- the AAT2 gene encoding aspartate transaminase AAT2 (similar to Saccharomyces cerevisiae AAT2 (YLR027C); ancestral locus Anc_2.420) — MSLTLLNNIQQLPPDALFGIKQRYTQDSRANKVDLGIGAYRDDKGKPWVLPSVRSAEKLIHEDPNYNHEYLGINGSPELSSAAAKIVFGEDSKALQQGRIASVQSLSGTGALHIAAKFISSFLPGRSLYISEPTWANHNAIFKSQGVQTATYPYWQASTKTLDMEGFLKTIKDAPTGSVILLHACAHNPTGLDPTQDQWSDIIDAVASKDHIVLFDSAYQGFASGDLDRDAYAIRLGVEKLARVSPIFVCQSFAKNVGMYGERAGCFHLVLPEQENIDTAKVKGAITSQLSSLIRSEVSNPPAYGAKIVAKILNSPELTKQWHQDMITMSSRITEMRHELRDRLVAQGTPGTWDHIVEQCGMFSYTGLSPEMVKRLETQHAVYLVSSGRASIAGLNHGNIEHVAKAIDEVVRHFTGNSKF; from the coding sequence ATGTCATTAACACTATTAAACAATATCCAACAGCTTCCACCTGATGCCTTGTTTGGCATCAAGCAAAGATATACCCAGGACTCTCGTGCAAATAAAGTGGACCTCGGTATCGGTGCTTACAGAGATGACAAGGGTAAACCTTGGGTGCTACCTAGCGTGCGTTCTGCCGAAAAATTAATCCATGAAGATCCAAATTACAATCATGAGTATTTGGGTATCAATGGTTCACCGGAGTTGAGCTCTGCTGCTGCCAAGATTGTGTTTGGTGAGGATAGCAAAGCCTTGCAACAGGGTAGAATTGCGTCAGTTCAATCACTTTCTGGTACTGGTGCTTTACATATCGCTGCCAAGTtcatttcatcatttttgCCTGGTAGATCCTTGTACATCTCAGAGCCAACTTGGGCTAATCACAATGCCATCTTCAAGAGTCAGGGTGTCCAGACTGCTACCTACCCATACTGGCAAGCCTCTACAAAGACGTTGGATATGGAAGGTTTCTTGAAGACCATTAAGGACGCTCCAACCGGTTCAGTTATATTGCTACATGCATGTGCTCATAACCCAACCGGGTTGGATCCAACACAGGACCAATGGTCGGATATCATAGACGCCGTTGCTTCCAAGGACCACATCGTGCTCTTCGACTCCGCGTACCAAGGTTTCGCTTCTGGTGACCTTGACCGCGATGCTTACGCCATTCGTCTCGGTGTAGAAAAATTAGCTAGAGTCTCTCCAATCTTTGTTTGTCAAtcatttgccaagaacGTTGGTATGTACGGTGAGCGTGCTGGTTGTTTCCACTTGGTTCTACCTGAGCAAGAGAACATCGATACGGCAAAGGTAAAGGGCGCCATAACATCTCAACTATCCTCCTTGATAAGGAGTGAAGTCTCCAACCCACCAGCGTACGGTGCCAAGATTGTTGCCAAGATTCTAAACTCACCTGAGCTTACTAAACAATGGCATCAGGATATGATTACCATGTCTTCTAGAATAACAGAGATGAGACACGAACTCAGAGACAGGCTAGTCGCACAAGGTACCCCAGGAACATGGGACCACATCGTCGAGCAATGTGGTATGTTCTCCTACACCGGTTTATCCCCCGAAATGGTCAAGAGATTAGAGACTCAACACGCCGTCTACTTGGTCTCCTCCGGCAGAGCTTCTATCGCTGGTTTGAACCACGGCAACATCGAACATGTCGCCAAGGCCATCGACGAAGTTGTCCGCCACTTCACAGGCAACTCCAAGTTCTAA
- the SED5 gene encoding t-SNARE syntaxin (similar to Saccharomyces cerevisiae SED5 (YLR026C); ancestral locus Anc_2.421): MDIRDRSAEFQKSVLVYKKRNKANLRQQEPQSNGVQGKSSEFQKRASGIAHEISSTAQLLSKLAILARKKPMFNDNPVEIAELSFLIKRKIYAIEQNLIELSKIQRSRQQPQEKINDGTHSKNVMTLLNTKVRNISGNFKDVLEERQKLEMNNRDRWEKISSGKSNEESNDTSMYNSSNPFMSSVIADGDGKPTADGELTIPKDSQLLLMEEGQMSSNQYLQERNRAVETIESTIQEVGNLFQQLASMVQEQGEVIQRIDANVDDIDMNITGAQRQLLKYFDRVKSNRWLAVKIFFVIFVFFLIWVLVN; encoded by the coding sequence ATGGATATCAGAGATCGGTCTGCAGAGTTCCAAAAGAGTGTTCTtgtttacaagaagaggaacaaGGCCAATTTACGACAACAGGAACCTCAGAGTAATGGTGTACAGGGAAAATCATCAGAATTTCAGAAGAGGGCATCTGGTATAGCCCATGAGATTTCTTCTACAGCACAATTGCTTTCGAAACTTGCGATCTTAGCGAGGAAAAAACCGATGTTCAATGATAATCCGGTGGAGATTGCTGAGTTGTCATTCCTAATCAAACGAAAGATATATGCGATTGAACAGAATCTGATAGAACTGAGtaaaattcaaagatcaCGACAACAACCTcaggaaaagatcaatgacGGAACTCACTCAAAGAATGTGATGACTCTTTTAAATACCAAAGTGAGGAACATATCAGGTAATTTTAAGGATGTATTGGAAGAGAGGCAGAAGTTGGAAATGAACAACCGAGACCGATGGGAAAAAATCTCCAGCGGCAAGAGCAATGAGGAGTCTAATGATACCTCGATGTATAATAGTTCAAATCCCTTCATGTCATCTGTGATAGCTGATGGAGATGGGAAACCGACCGCTGATGGTGAATTGACCATACCAAAAGATTCTCAATTATTACTTATGGAAGAGGGACAGATGTCTTCGAATCaatatttacaagaaagaaaCCGTGCCGTGGAAACCATCGAATCTACCATCCAGGAGGTGGGAAACCTTTTCCAACAATTAGCATCGATGGTGCAAGAGCAAGGTGAAGTGATTCAAAGGATCGATGCAAATGTGGACGATATCGATATGAACATTACAGGAGCACAAAGACAATTActcaaatattttgataGAGTAAAGAGTAATAGATGGCTAGCCgtcaagatcttctttgtgATATTTGTGTTTTTCCTGATATGGGTATTAGTGAACTAG
- the SNF7 gene encoding ESCRT-III subunit protein SNF7 (similar to Saccharomyces cerevisiae SNF7 (YLR025W); ancestral locus Anc_2.422) has protein sequence MLSYFFGGSSSGGGGKNRDLPKLAIVELREQINLLSKKQSHLQTQILKQENDARSFLAKNNKNLAKNSLKKKKIYEAQLGKLEGQMDTLEQQLFSIESANLNLETMRAMKQGAKAMKSMHNGLDIDKVDETMDEIREQVELGEEISDAISRPMYTGANEVDEDELDEELDMLAQEATLNEPAQPVKEDRVALPNAPQDKIQPSTKEEAPQEEEDEDERALRELQAEMGL, from the coding sequence ATGTTGTCGTACTTCTTCGGAGGTTCATCCAGTGGTGGTGGAGGGAAGAATAGAGATCTGCCCAAGCTAGCTATCGTCGAGCTAAGAGAACAAATCAACttactttcaaagaaacaatcACATCTGCAAACACAGATACTCAAGCAGGAGAATGATGCTCGTAGTTTCCTGGCCAAGAACAATAAGAATTTGGCCAAAAACTcactcaagaagaaaaaaatctATGAAGCTCAACTTGGCAAGTTAGAGGGTCAAATGGATACCCTTGAACAACAACTCTTCTCCATAGAGTCTGCAAATCTGAACTTGGAGACCATGCGGGCCATGAAACAAGGTGCCAAGGCTATGAAATCCATGCATAACGGTTTAGATattgataaagttgatgaaactATGGATGAAATTAGAGAACAAGTTGAATTAGGTGAAGAGATCAGTGATGCTATCTCGCGGCCAATGTACACTGGGGCAAATGAAGTggatgaggatgaattggatgaagaacttgatatGCTGGCACAGGAAGCTACCCTCAATGAACCCGCGCAGCCAGTAAAGGAGGATAGAGTGGCGTTACCAAATGCTCCACAGGATAAGATACAACCGTCTACGAAAGAGGAAGCGCCACAGGAAgaggaggatgaagatgaacgTGCATTAAGAGAGTTACAAGCGGAGATGGGACTATAG
- the TDEL0A01970 gene encoding uncharacterized protein, which produces MTSPTDAAHVVPTHQRITSSKQWVIDRKEPARQINIRPKNHTTSSHSTTQSAAAERESRKKQKELETAKLQIEYDSVKQENDKLKKVILRLKQEIDVYAGLIDNGQQQQQQRLTERVPDPKVKDLLINTSKRRKRSEPTVVTQPVQDQSEPVSKDDIVLMNTLSDVLAQME; this is translated from the coding sequence ATGACCTCTCCCACAGATGCTGCGCACGTTGTGCCGACGCATCAGCGAATAACGTCCTCCAAACAGTGGGTCATCGACCGCAAAGAACCAGCCAGGCAGATTAACATTCGACCCAAGAATCACACCACATCCTCACACTCGACTACGCAGTCGGCTGCTGCCGAGCGCGAGTCCCGCAAGAAACAGAAGGAGCTAGAGACTGCCAAGTTACAGATAGAATACGACTCCGTTAAGCAGGAAAACgataagttgaaaaaagtgaTCCTTCGATTgaaacaagagattgacGTCTACGCGGGACTGATAGACAATGgacaacaacaacaacaacaacgacTCACCGAGCGAGTGCCGGATCCCAAAGTTAAAGACTTACTGATAAATACGTccaagagaaggaaaagatcgGAACCCACAGTGGTTACGCAACCGGTCCAGGACCAAAGCGAGCCCGTCTCAAAGGACGATATAGTTTTAATGAACACTCTGTCAGACGTACTGGCTCAAATGGAATGA
- the SDH3 gene encoding succinate dehydrogenase cytochrome b subunit SDH3 (similar to Saccharomyces cerevisiae SDH3 (YKL141W) and YMR118C; ancestral locus Anc_2.423), giving the protein MLLQLGLNGCYRGVVRPSVIARASRTLGKRFNSQAVKTTFEKEHEILVAQRGNRPVSPHLTIYQPQLTWYLSSLHRITGVILGSGFFAVTIAFGISTLFGLGLNTENLKNYYKEKVPAWADWTAKGTAAYFFAFHFGNGIRHLIWDTGKELTIKGVNRTGIVVLALTAIGGTALLFK; this is encoded by the coding sequence ATGTTGTTACAATTGGGATTGAACGGTTGTTACCGTGGTGTAGTGAGACCCAGCGTTATCGCAAGAGCTTCTAGAACGCTCGGTAAGAGATTTAACTCGCAGGCTGTCAAGActacttttgaaaaagagcATGAGATTTTAGTGGCTCAGAGAGGTAACAGACCTGTTTCTCCACATTTGACCATTTATCAACCACAGTTGACATGGTActtgtcttctttgcatCGTATTACTGGTGTTATTCTTGGATCAGGGTTCTTTGCAGTTACTATCGCATTTGGTATTTCTACCCTATTTGGTCTAGGGCTTAACActgagaatttgaagaactatTACAAAGAGAAAGTACCAGCTTGGGCTGATTGGACTGCTAAAGGTACTGCAGCCTATTTCTTTGCATTCCATTTCGGTAATGGTATTAGACATTTGATTTGGGATACCGGTAAGGAGTTGACTATCAAGGGTGTTAACAGAACAGGTATTGTTGTCTTGGCCCTCACTGCCATTGGTGGAACTGCACTATTATTCAAATGA